One Vitis riparia cultivar Riparia Gloire de Montpellier isolate 1030 chromosome 4, EGFV_Vit.rip_1.0, whole genome shotgun sequence genomic window carries:
- the LOC117913456 gene encoding uncharacterized protein At1g76070-like: protein MKRTFLKLLPKAAYPVIFLSPPLSPVGDRRIENTTKLKAITKGCSGPNVSMVPPEARRKSKNGSFDTREPTSPKVSCMGQINSKKKKNKSKTVLPPTEKPKPVPSPGKSKKNPFAIHRIFQGSNHCRKSGHIDVKQPAPDRTPSLSQMKGFASGRDAFMNFDWRVHGAAVAPDNQNHCSDGKEEGEQKAIISFSAPIAVGGAVAVGPKKAIDLWKRRTVPPPPALQL from the coding sequence ATGAAGAGGACGTTCCTGAAGCTTCTACCAAAGGCTGCCTATCCTGTCATCTTCCTAAGCCCACCTCTCAGTCCTGTTGGTGACAGAAGAATTGAGAATACAACTAAGCTCAAGGCCATCACCAAAGGATGCTCTGGTCCAAATGTTTCAATGGTTCCACCGGAAGCTAGAAGAAAGTCGAAGAACGGGAGCTTTGACACTCGAGAACCAACCTCACCCAAGGTTTCATGCATGGGACAAATCAAcagcaagaagaagaagaacaaaagtAAGACGGTTCTGCCTCCAACTGAAAAACCTAAGCCTGTCCCATCTCCTGGAAAGTCTAAGAAGAATCCATTTGCCATTCATAGGATCTTTCAGGGCTCAAATCATTGTAGAAAATCGGGCCATATTGATGTTAAGCAACCAGCTCCAGATAGAACTCCTTCTCTGAGTCAGATGAAGGGGTTTGCGAGCGGGCGTGATGCGTTTATGAATTTTGATTGGAGGGTTCACGGTGCTGCTGTTGCCCCTGACAACCAAAACCATTGTTCTGATGGCAAGGAAGAAGGAGAACAGAAGGCGATCATTTCATTTTCTGCACCCATAGCGGTGGGTGGAGCAGTGGCTGTAGGGCCGAAGAAAGCAATCGATTTGTGGAAGAGAAGAACCGTGCCTCCTCCTCCCGCTCTTCAGCTGTAA